A part of Loxodonta africana isolate mLoxAfr1 chromosome 11, mLoxAfr1.hap2, whole genome shotgun sequence genomic DNA contains:
- the LOC100656453 gene encoding zinc finger protein 790 isoform X2 produces the protein MQSRCQTKKLSPKNGIFERELPQWAIMDIYNNHSLESLCFGGDREGRDQFEAQQENQEEYFNQLILTYEKVPTFTQNTAFNLRQRLNTGEKLNEFKACENAFSCGLDLTQHQLIHTGEKLCEEKECGKTVLPDSELTQCQTVLTSKKTYECKECGKTFSLRSSLTGHHRIHTGEKPFKCKECGKAFRFHSQLSVHKRIHTGEKSYECKECWKAFSCGSDLTRHQRIHTGEKPYECKECGKAFSQRSHLTKHQRIHTGEKPYECKECGKAFTRGSHLTQHQRIHAGEKSHVCKECGKAFIRGSNLAQHQNIHFGRKPYKCEKCGKAYIWSSHLARHQRIHTSRKPYECKDCGKTFIWASYLVQHEKIHSERKLFECRECRKTFLHGSQLNRHQKIHTGERTYECKECGKTFFRGSELNRHQKIHTGKRPYKCEECGKAFLWGSQLTRHQRIHTGEEPYVCKKCGKSFLWGSQLTRHRKTHIATEPYECKESGQIFRHHSYCIEQKIHSGEHLYEWKDCRNTFNQDSDIAQHHNIYTFEKSYEYKDFEKAFSQSSHFISLL, from the coding sequence ATGCAGTCCAGATGTCAGACCAAGAAGTTATCACCAAAAAATGGCATTTTTGAAAGAGAATTACCCCAGTGGGCAATTATGGATATTTATAACAACCACAGCCTTGAAAGTTTGTGTTTTGGAGGTGACCGGGAAGGCAGAGATCAGTTTGAGGCACAACAGGAAAATCAGGAGGAATATTTTAATCAGCTGATACTCACCTATGAAAAAGTACCCACTTTTACCCAGAACACAGCATTTAATCTACGTCAGAGACTTAATACAGGAGAGAAACTGAATGAATTTAAAGCATGTGAGAATGCCTTTAGCTGTGGCTTAGACCTTACTCAACATCAGTTAATTCATACTGGTGAGAAACTCTGTGAAGAAAAGGAATGTGGGAAGACCGTTCTTCCCGATTCAGAACTTACTCAATGTCAGACTGTTCTCACTTCTAAGAAAAcatatgaatgtaaagaatgtgggaagaCCTTTAGTTTGCGTTCAAGTCTTACTGGTCATCACAGAATTCATACTGGTGAGAAACCTtttaaatgtaaggaatgtggaaaggCCTTTAGGTTTCATTCACAACTTAGTGTTCATAAGCGAATTCATACTGGTGAAAAatcttatgaatgtaaggaatgttgGAAGGCCTTTAGTTGTGGCTCAGATCTTACTcgacatcagagaattcatactggtgagaaaccctatgaatgtaaggaatgtgggaaggcctttagtCAGCGATCACATCTTACTAAACATCAGCGAATTCACACTggtgaaaaaccttatgaatgtaaagagTGTGGGAAAGCTTTTACTCGTGGCTCACACCTAACTCAACATCAGAGAATTCATGCTGGTGAAAAATCTCATgtatgtaaggaatgtggaaaagctttTATTCGTGGTTCAAATCTTGCTCAGCATCAAAATATTCATTTTGGCAGGAAACCCTATAAATGTGAGAAATGTGGGAAAGCCTATATCTGGAGTTCACACCTTGCTCGACATCAGCGAATTCATACCAgtaggaaaccttatgaatgtaaggattGTGGGAAGACTTTTATTTGGGCTTCATATCTTGTTCAACATGAGAAAATTCATAGTGAGAGGAAACTCTTTGAATGTAGGGAATGCAGAAAGACCTTTCTTCATGGCTCACAGTTGAATCGACATCAGAAAATTCATACTGGTGAGAGAACCTATGAATGTAAGGAGTGTGGAAAGACCTTTTTTCGTGGTTCAGAACTCAATCGGCATCAGAAAATTCACACTGGCAAGAGACCATATAAATGTgaagaatgtggaaaagcctttctCTGGGGTTCACAACTTACCcgacatcagagaattcatactggtgAAGAACCTTATGTATGTAAAAAATGCGGAAAATCTTTTCTATGGGGCTCACAGCTTACACGACACAGGAAAACTCACATTGCTACAgaaccctatgaatgtaaggaaagTGGGCAGATCTTTCGTCATCATTCATATTGTATTGAACAgaaaattcacagtggagagcATCTCTATGAATGGAAAGACTGTAGGAACACCTTTAATCAGGACTCAGACATTGCTCAACACCATAATATTTATACTTTTGAGAAATCCTATGAATATAAAGATTTTGAGAAGGCATTTTCTCAGAGCTCTCACTTTATTTCACTCTTGTAA